A portion of the Corynebacterium rouxii genome contains these proteins:
- the gyrB gene encoding DNA topoisomerase (ATP-hydrolyzing) subunit B yields MATAEHEYGASSITILEGLEAVRKRPGMYIGSTGERGLHHLVWEVVDNSVDEAMAGYATHVEVTLLADGGVEVVDNGRGIPVEMHPSGAPTVQVVMTQLHAGGKFDSDSYAVSGGLHGVGISVVNALSTRVEADIKRDGKHWLQNFSMAIPDPLIEGGNARGTGTTIRFWPDAEIFETTTFKFETISRRLQEMAFLNKGLTITLVDKRVTDEQLELEAIAEEGDTAENVSLDQIDVDADGNIDAPAAPKKREKKKVFFYPDGLKDYVVHLNKSKQVIHPTIISFDAKGDDHEVEVAMQWNNSYSQSVHTFANTINTFEGGTHEEGFRAALTSLMNRYAREHKLLKEKEANLTGDDCREGLSAVISVRVGDPQFEGQTKTKLGNTEVKGFVQRMVNEHIADWLDANPAEAKTIINKAVSSAHARVAARKARDLVRRKSATDLGGLPGKLADCRSKDPEKSELYIVEGDSAGGSAKAGRDSLYQAILPLRGKILNVEKARLDKVLKNTEVQAIITALGTGIHDEFDIKKLRYHKIVLMADADVDGSHIATLLLTLLFRFMPQLIEEGHVYLAQPPLYKLKWGKGEPGFAYSDAERDTLLAEGLAQNRKINKDDGIQRYKGLGEMNASELWETTLDPKYRVLRRVDITDAQRADEIFSILMGDDVAARRSFITRRAKDVRFLDI; encoded by the coding sequence GTGGCAACCGCTGAACATGAATATGGCGCCTCATCCATTACGATCCTCGAGGGTCTGGAGGCCGTCCGCAAGCGTCCCGGTATGTACATCGGTTCTACCGGTGAACGCGGCCTCCACCACCTGGTGTGGGAGGTTGTGGACAACTCCGTCGACGAGGCAATGGCAGGCTACGCCACCCACGTCGAGGTGACACTTCTCGCCGATGGCGGCGTGGAGGTCGTGGATAACGGCCGTGGTATCCCCGTCGAAATGCACCCATCCGGTGCTCCTACTGTCCAAGTCGTTATGACCCAGCTGCACGCCGGCGGCAAGTTTGACTCCGACTCCTATGCGGTTTCCGGTGGTCTGCACGGCGTGGGGATCTCCGTGGTGAACGCACTATCTACTCGCGTAGAAGCCGACATCAAACGCGACGGCAAGCACTGGCTGCAGAACTTCTCCATGGCCATCCCTGATCCACTGATCGAGGGCGGCAACGCGCGCGGTACTGGTACCACCATCCGCTTCTGGCCTGATGCAGAGATCTTTGAAACAACCACCTTCAAATTTGAGACGATCAGCCGACGTCTCCAAGAGATGGCCTTCCTGAATAAGGGTCTGACCATTACGTTGGTGGATAAGCGCGTCACCGACGAACAGCTTGAGCTCGAAGCGATCGCTGAGGAAGGCGACACCGCTGAAAACGTCTCCTTGGACCAAATCGATGTCGATGCCGACGGCAACATCGATGCACCTGCTGCGCCAAAGAAGCGTGAGAAGAAGAAGGTTTTCTTCTACCCAGACGGTTTGAAGGACTATGTTGTGCACCTGAACAAGTCCAAGCAGGTTATCCACCCCACCATCATCTCCTTCGACGCTAAGGGCGACGACCACGAGGTCGAGGTGGCAATGCAGTGGAACAACAGCTACTCGCAGAGCGTGCACACCTTTGCTAACACCATCAACACCTTCGAGGGTGGCACTCACGAAGAGGGCTTCCGTGCCGCGTTGACATCATTGATGAACCGCTACGCCCGTGAGCACAAGCTGCTCAAGGAAAAGGAAGCAAACCTTACTGGCGACGACTGCCGCGAGGGCCTTTCCGCCGTGATTTCCGTGCGCGTTGGCGATCCGCAGTTCGAAGGCCAGACCAAGACCAAACTTGGAAACACTGAGGTCAAGGGCTTTGTTCAGCGTATGGTCAATGAACACATCGCTGATTGGCTAGACGCTAACCCTGCTGAAGCCAAGACGATCATCAACAAGGCGGTGTCCTCGGCCCATGCTCGCGTGGCTGCTCGTAAAGCACGCGATTTGGTGCGTCGTAAGTCTGCAACTGACCTCGGTGGCCTGCCTGGCAAGCTCGCCGATTGCCGTTCTAAGGATCCGGAGAAGTCCGAACTCTACATCGTGGAGGGTGACTCCGCAGGTGGTTCCGCTAAAGCGGGTCGCGATTCCCTCTACCAGGCAATTCTTCCGCTGCGCGGCAAGATCTTGAACGTGGAGAAAGCACGTCTGGACAAGGTTCTCAAGAATACTGAAGTTCAGGCGATCATTACCGCCTTGGGCACCGGTATTCATGATGAGTTTGACATCAAGAAGCTGCGGTATCACAAGATCGTGCTGATGGCCGATGCCGACGTCGACGGCTCCCACATCGCAACCTTGCTGCTCACCTTGCTGTTCCGCTTCATGCCGCAGCTGATCGAAGAAGGCCACGTCTACCTCGCACAGCCACCGCTCTACAAACTCAAGTGGGGCAAAGGCGAGCCAGGCTTTGCTTACTCCGATGCGGAACGCGACACCTTGCTGGCAGAAGGCCTTGCCCAAAACCGCAAGATCAACAAGGACGACGGCATCCAGCGTTACAAGGGTCTGGGTGAGATGAACGCCTCTGAGCTGTGGGAAACCACTCTCGACCCGAAGTACCGTGTCCTGCGTCGCGTGGACATTACTGACGCACAGCGTGCCGACGAGATCTTCTCCATCCTCATGGGTGATGATGTGGCTGCACGCCGTAGCTTTATTACTCGCCGTGCTAAGGATGTTCGTTTCTTGGACATCTAG
- a CDS encoding DUF6918 family protein, translating to MSTLAQLLDTKRTALAAELAGFIDRSVSQSSGISGVALKGAVAAAKKVRPDIVTKGAERLLPEVVEVLDPYWTSFEASDSTHFGEFLEQHKSEVSDKILEVADRNAEKVDMPALKKAYGSLRGKAASFIEPNLPGLGQIMQNYMK from the coding sequence ATGAGTACACTCGCGCAGCTTTTGGACACCAAGCGTACTGCCCTAGCAGCTGAGCTCGCCGGCTTCATTGATCGTTCAGTTTCGCAGTCCAGCGGCATTTCCGGTGTGGCGCTCAAAGGCGCTGTAGCAGCTGCTAAGAAAGTCCGCCCCGACATTGTCACCAAGGGAGCCGAGCGCCTCTTGCCCGAGGTCGTCGAGGTATTGGATCCTTACTGGACTTCTTTCGAGGCCTCTGACAGCACCCACTTTGGTGAGTTCTTGGAACAGCACAAGTCTGAAGTCAGCGACAAGATCCTCGAAGTTGCAGATCGCAACGCTGAGAAGGTCGACATGCCAGCGTTGAAGAAAGCATATGGTTCGTTGCGGGGTAAGGCAGCAAGTTTTATCGAGCCCAACCTGCCAGGTTTGGGACAAATCATGCAGAACTACATGAAGTAG
- a CDS encoding CopG family transcriptional regulator, with product MAMTLRLTAEHDRALTLLAHAQGCSKQEAATRAIVAAAARMLADEEVRTLARQHLPHYATIEHRLGR from the coding sequence ATGGCCATGACCCTACGCCTCACGGCGGAACACGATCGCGCACTCACCCTCCTCGCCCACGCTCAAGGCTGCAGCAAACAAGAAGCGGCCACCAGAGCAATCGTCGCCGCAGCAGCCCGCATGCTTGCCGACGAAGAAGTGCGCACCCTCGCCCGACAACACCTCCCCCATTACGCAACCATCGAACACCGACTAGGCAGGTAG
- the gyrA gene encoding DNA gyrase subunit A: MSDDLLGGDGYDRVHPIDLNEEMETSYIDYAMSVIVGRALPEVRDGLKPVHRRILYAMYDSGYRPDRGYVKSARPVSDTMGQFHPHGDSAIYDTLVRLAQDWNMRYPMVDGQGNFGSRGNDGPAAMRYTECRLTPLAMEMVRDIRENTVDFSPNYDGKTQEPDVLPSRVPHLLMNGSNGIAVGMATNIPPHNLRELGDAIFWLLDNPEADEASALEACMKYVKGPDFPTAGQIVGSQGINDAYTTGRGSIRMRGVTSIEEEGNRQIIVITELPYQVNPDNMISNIAEQVRDGKLAGISKIEDESSDRVGMRIVVTLKRDAVPRVVLNNLYKHSQLQTNFGVNMLSIVDGVPRTLRLDQMLRHYVTHQIEVIVRRTQYRLDEAEKRAHILRGLVKALDMLDEVIALIRRSPTVDIARTGLMELLTVDEIQADAILAMQLRRLAALERQKIVDELAEIELEIADYKDILARPERQRAIVRDELAEIVDKYGDDRRTQIIAATGDVTEEDLIARENVVVTITSTGYAKRTKVDAYKSQRRGGKGVRGAELKQDDVVRHFFVSSTHDWILFFTNFGRVYRLKAYELPEASRTARGQHVANLLEFQPEERIAQVIQIQSYEDAPYLVLATAQGRVKKSRLSDYESNRSGGLIAINLNEGDKLIGAALCDNDDDLLLVSEEGQSIRFNANDDQLRPMGRATAGVKGMRFKGDDQLLAMTVVKPDAFLLVATSGGYGKRTSLDEYSPQGRGGQGVLTFKYTPKRGKLIAAVVVDEDDEILAITSAGGVIRTVVNQIRPSSRATMGVRLVNLEDGVELLAIDRNVEGEGEEAAEAVATGAVDGPAERGKQTEVDLGIDSADEEA, translated from the coding sequence ATGAGCGACGATCTTCTCGGTGGTGACGGCTACGACCGCGTCCACCCGATCGACCTCAACGAGGAAATGGAGACCAGCTACATCGATTATGCGATGTCGGTCATCGTCGGCCGTGCTTTGCCTGAGGTCCGTGACGGACTCAAGCCAGTGCACCGCCGCATCCTCTACGCGATGTACGACTCCGGTTACCGCCCCGACCGTGGCTACGTAAAGTCTGCGCGCCCAGTCTCGGACACCATGGGTCAGTTCCACCCCCACGGCGACTCCGCTATTTACGACACCTTGGTGCGCCTTGCCCAGGATTGGAACATGCGTTACCCGATGGTGGATGGCCAGGGTAACTTCGGCTCCCGCGGTAACGACGGCCCCGCAGCTATGCGTTACACCGAGTGTCGCCTGACCCCATTGGCCATGGAGATGGTTCGCGACATCCGCGAGAACACCGTGGACTTCTCCCCGAACTACGACGGCAAGACCCAAGAACCAGACGTGTTGCCATCGCGTGTTCCTCACCTGCTGATGAACGGCTCCAACGGTATCGCCGTCGGTATGGCCACCAACATTCCTCCGCATAACCTGCGCGAACTCGGCGACGCCATCTTCTGGCTGCTAGACAACCCAGAAGCAGACGAGGCATCGGCACTGGAAGCCTGCATGAAGTACGTCAAGGGACCCGATTTCCCCACCGCGGGGCAGATCGTCGGCTCCCAAGGCATTAACGACGCCTACACCACCGGTCGCGGTTCCATCCGCATGCGCGGGGTTACCTCGATTGAGGAAGAAGGCAACCGTCAGATCATCGTGATCACCGAGCTGCCTTATCAGGTCAACCCGGACAACATGATCTCCAACATTGCGGAGCAGGTTCGCGACGGCAAACTCGCGGGCATCTCCAAGATCGAGGACGAGTCCTCCGATCGCGTGGGTATGCGCATCGTCGTCACCCTCAAACGTGACGCCGTACCACGTGTGGTGCTGAACAACCTGTACAAGCACTCTCAGCTGCAAACCAACTTCGGTGTCAACATGCTGTCCATCGTGGATGGTGTGCCACGTACCCTGCGTCTCGACCAAATGCTGCGCCACTATGTGACGCACCAGATCGAAGTGATTGTGCGCCGCACCCAGTACCGCCTCGACGAAGCGGAAAAGCGGGCCCACATCCTACGCGGTTTGGTTAAGGCTCTCGACATGCTCGACGAGGTCATCGCCTTGATCCGTCGCTCACCAACCGTCGACATCGCCCGCACCGGCCTGATGGAACTGCTTACCGTCGACGAAATCCAAGCAGACGCCATCTTGGCTATGCAGCTGCGTCGTCTGGCAGCTCTCGAGCGGCAAAAGATTGTCGACGAACTCGCCGAGATCGAGCTGGAAATCGCCGACTACAAAGACATTCTGGCCCGCCCAGAACGCCAGCGCGCTATCGTGCGTGACGAGCTCGCAGAGATCGTCGATAAGTATGGCGACGACCGCCGCACCCAAATTATCGCCGCAACTGGCGATGTCACCGAAGAAGACCTCATCGCCCGCGAGAACGTGGTTGTCACCATCACCTCCACCGGCTACGCCAAGCGCACCAAAGTGGACGCCTACAAGTCCCAGCGGCGCGGCGGCAAGGGCGTACGCGGTGCAGAGCTCAAGCAAGACGACGTGGTCCGCCACTTCTTTGTCAGCTCCACCCACGACTGGATCCTGTTCTTCACCAACTTTGGTCGCGTCTACCGCCTCAAAGCCTACGAACTGCCAGAAGCATCGCGTACCGCACGTGGCCAGCATGTGGCTAACCTGCTGGAATTCCAGCCGGAAGAGCGCATCGCCCAGGTCATTCAAATCCAGTCCTACGAGGATGCTCCATACCTCGTACTGGCAACCGCACAGGGGCGTGTGAAGAAGTCCCGCCTCTCCGACTACGAGTCCAACCGTTCCGGCGGGCTTATTGCCATCAACCTCAACGAAGGCGACAAGCTCATCGGCGCCGCGCTATGCGACAACGACGACGACCTGCTGCTCGTCTCCGAAGAAGGCCAGTCGATTCGCTTCAATGCTAACGACGACCAGCTGCGCCCCATGGGCCGTGCTACCGCAGGTGTGAAGGGCATGCGCTTCAAGGGTGACGACCAGCTGCTCGCTATGACAGTGGTCAAACCGGATGCATTCTTGCTGGTAGCTACCTCCGGCGGCTACGGCAAGCGCACCTCCTTGGATGAATACTCACCACAGGGACGCGGCGGCCAGGGTGTGCTCACCTTCAAGTACACGCCAAAGCGTGGCAAGCTCATCGCCGCAGTCGTCGTTGACGAAGACGACGAGATCCTGGCTATCACCTCCGCTGGCGGCGTTATCCGCACCGTGGTTAACCAGATCCGCCCGTCGTCACGCGCCACCATGGGCGTGCGCCTCGTCAACCTCGAAGACGGCGTCGAACTGCTCGCTATCGACCGCAACGTCGAAGGTGAAGGCGAAGAGGCTGCTGAAGCCGTAGCCACCGGAGCTGTTGACGGCCCCGCCGAACGCGGCAAGCAAACCGAAGTCGACCTCGGCATAGATAGCGCCGACGAGGAGGCCTAA
- a CDS encoding DUF3566 domain-containing protein, which translates to MATRDVIITRVAPASAFKTALSLSLIGLIAWLICVVILYFGMQVVGIWDKINQVIGGVGGDQIVSFGLIISLAALLGTIVAIIATVLAPLAALAYNAFVDLFGGIGVTLREELD; encoded by the coding sequence ATGGCAACACGCGACGTGATCATTACCCGAGTAGCACCAGCCAGCGCATTTAAAACCGCGCTATCCCTGTCGCTGATCGGACTTATCGCATGGCTGATCTGCGTTGTCATCCTGTACTTCGGCATGCAAGTCGTAGGTATCTGGGACAAAATCAACCAGGTCATCGGCGGTGTCGGCGGCGACCAGATCGTGTCCTTCGGGCTGATCATCAGCCTAGCAGCGCTGCTGGGAACCATCGTGGCGATCATTGCTACGGTGCTCGCACCGCTTGCGGCATTGGCTTACAACGCATTCGTTGATCTCTTCGGCGGCATCGGGGTAACCCTGCGCGAAGAACTCGACTAG
- a CDS encoding FadR/GntR family transcriptional regulator, translated as MSQSTQRAYQEVLDWLEKELRKGSIAIGDKLPGERALAERFELSRASIREAIRILTSMGLVRTSTGSGPHSGAIVISEPSAGLSWAIRMHLSARSLPLKDLVNTCVLIESNAAADAATPEISPDSPVRSRVLSEAHRLLDSMDDPTLPFHDYHIKDVNFHILITSLAGNLVTETIMESLRYSAIAFVIERLAMSTDWAEVSEKLQREHRNILRAIEERNPDKARTLVHDHIADFYELTSH; from the coding sequence ATGTCTCAATCCACCCAACGGGCCTATCAAGAAGTCCTCGATTGGCTGGAAAAAGAGCTGCGCAAAGGCTCCATTGCTATTGGCGACAAACTCCCCGGCGAACGCGCACTCGCAGAACGATTCGAACTCTCCAGAGCCTCCATACGCGAAGCCATCCGCATCCTCACCTCCATGGGACTCGTACGCACTAGCACCGGATCCGGCCCGCACTCCGGAGCGATCGTCATCTCTGAACCATCCGCAGGACTCTCTTGGGCCATTCGCATGCACCTCAGCGCCCGATCGCTCCCGCTTAAAGACCTCGTCAACACCTGCGTTCTCATCGAATCCAACGCAGCCGCCGACGCAGCCACCCCAGAAATCAGCCCAGACTCCCCCGTACGCAGCCGCGTCCTCAGCGAAGCTCACCGCCTCCTCGACAGCATGGACGACCCCACCCTGCCGTTCCACGACTACCACATCAAAGACGTCAACTTTCACATTCTGATCACCTCACTAGCAGGCAACCTCGTCACAGAAACCATCATGGAATCCCTGCGCTACTCCGCCATCGCATTCGTCATCGAACGCCTCGCCATGAGCACCGACTGGGCCGAAGTATCAGAAAAACTACAACGCGAACACCGCAATATCCTACGCGCCATCGAAGAACGCAACCCAGACAAAGCCCGCACCCTCGTTCACGACCACATCGCGGATTTCTACGAGCTCACTTCACACTAA
- a CDS encoding L-lactate permease, whose translation MDTFTANVSAVGGSTTASAIVALLPLITFFVMLLVVKAKAYVSGLTALAVAIIVAIAAFHMPWNFALLSATQGAAFGLFPIVWIVVLALWFYQVTVASGRFQDMRAIFDTVGGGDLRIQTILIAFCFGGLLEALAGFGAPVAITATMIMALGLKPLKTATVVLIANTAPVAFGAVAIPITTAGTLTGLNSAHIGAVVGHQAPFFAALVPFIIVLIIDGVHGLRETWPAALTIGLSFAISQWWSATYFSYELTDVVASLVGLIAAVLLLQVWKPKRLDAVRERLGVEKHEAADRLTLSRTWMAVFPYVLVVAIFGVAKLWTLGIDIPKALATTDVKIPWPGLHGHILNSSGEAIKSTTYNFQWLSSPGTLLLITGIIVAIVYSIFDDKGRYQLPLGRAAMELGSCFYKMRFSALTIVSVLSLAYVMNFSGQTLAIGTAVASLGAAFAFFSPVLGWIGTAVTGSDTSANALFSNLQKTAAENIGLDPHLMTAANTSGGVVGKMISPQSLAIAASSVGMEGKESQIFRSVIWWSIGLLAVLCTMVFLQSNVLAWMLPTP comes from the coding sequence ATGGACACTTTTACCGCAAACGTGAGCGCGGTCGGAGGCAGCACCACTGCCTCGGCTATCGTCGCACTTCTGCCCCTCATCACGTTCTTTGTCATGCTTTTGGTCGTTAAAGCAAAAGCATATGTTTCCGGCCTTACAGCCCTCGCCGTTGCCATCATTGTGGCCATCGCAGCGTTCCACATGCCATGGAATTTCGCCCTATTGTCTGCAACCCAAGGTGCAGCCTTCGGCTTGTTTCCCATCGTATGGATCGTGGTACTAGCCCTGTGGTTCTACCAAGTCACAGTCGCTAGCGGACGCTTTCAAGATATGCGCGCTATCTTCGACACCGTTGGCGGTGGCGACCTGCGCATCCAAACAATCTTGATCGCGTTTTGTTTCGGAGGACTCCTCGAAGCACTCGCCGGTTTCGGCGCCCCAGTAGCGATCACCGCAACCATGATCATGGCGCTTGGTCTTAAACCGCTCAAGACCGCCACCGTGGTACTGATCGCCAACACTGCACCCGTCGCATTCGGCGCAGTCGCCATCCCAATTACCACCGCGGGCACTCTGACCGGCTTGAATTCAGCCCACATTGGTGCCGTCGTCGGCCACCAAGCCCCCTTCTTTGCAGCACTCGTGCCGTTTATCATCGTGCTCATCATCGACGGCGTACACGGCCTGCGCGAAACCTGGCCAGCAGCGCTCACCATCGGCTTGAGCTTCGCTATCTCCCAGTGGTGGAGTGCCACTTACTTCTCCTACGAGCTTACCGACGTCGTCGCATCCCTCGTTGGCCTTATCGCCGCCGTGCTGTTGCTGCAGGTGTGGAAGCCCAAAAGACTCGACGCGGTCCGCGAACGTCTGGGCGTCGAAAAGCACGAAGCTGCAGACCGCCTCACCCTGTCACGCACATGGATGGCCGTCTTCCCCTACGTTTTGGTCGTCGCGATCTTCGGTGTTGCCAAACTATGGACGCTCGGCATCGACATCCCCAAAGCACTCGCCACAACCGACGTGAAAATCCCATGGCCAGGCCTGCACGGACACATCCTGAACAGCTCCGGTGAAGCGATCAAATCCACCACCTACAACTTCCAGTGGCTATCTTCACCAGGTACTCTCCTGCTGATCACCGGTATCATCGTCGCCATCGTCTACTCGATTTTCGACGACAAAGGCCGCTACCAACTCCCACTCGGACGCGCAGCCATGGAACTAGGATCGTGCTTCTACAAGATGCGATTCTCCGCACTGACCATCGTCAGCGTCCTCTCCTTGGCCTACGTTATGAACTTCTCCGGCCAAACACTCGCCATCGGAACCGCAGTCGCAAGCCTCGGCGCAGCATTCGCATTCTTCTCCCCTGTACTCGGCTGGATCGGCACCGCCGTCACAGGCTCCGACACCTCAGCCAACGCACTCTTCTCCAACCTGCAAAAAACCGCAGCTGAAAACATCGGACTAGACCCCCACCTCATGACCGCAGCCAACACCTCCGGTGGCGTCGTCGGCAAGATGATCTCCCCACAATCACTCGCCATCGCCGCAAGCTCCGTAGGAATGGAAGGCAAAGAATCCCAGATCTTCCGCTCCGTCATCTGGTGGTCCATCGGACTCCTCGCAGTCCTATGCACCATGGTGTTCCTACAATCCAACGTATTGGCATGGATGCTACCAACACCATAG
- a CDS encoding YPDG domain-containing protein, whose amino-acid sequence MGPALAVDAAQEAPTADNSPAVEAPQTLEEGEQSAQASQDNPRYESQIVRAGHSAEAEQVGDVSEDTIFGYSQFGIPEGWFVSVDEDSGKVTVSASPDAQDGDNYTVKVKAVDLDGNVTWSEVTFTVGDPEADSPKEDAPEIALPAAE is encoded by the coding sequence ATGGGGCCGGCTTTGGCAGTAGATGCTGCTCAGGAGGCACCGACCGCAGATAATTCCCCAGCAGTAGAGGCACCGCAGACGTTAGAAGAGGGAGAGCAGTCCGCACAGGCTTCGCAGGACAATCCTCGTTATGAGTCGCAAATCGTGCGAGCAGGACACTCTGCAGAAGCTGAGCAAGTAGGCGACGTTTCTGAAGACACCATCTTTGGGTACTCCCAATTTGGAATTCCAGAAGGCTGGTTCGTTAGCGTTGACGAAGACTCCGGCAAAGTAACTGTCAGTGCATCCCCAGATGCCCAAGATGGCGACAACTACACCGTCAAGGTGAAGGCTGTTGACCTCGACGGCAACGTCACATGGAGTGAAGTAACCTTCACCGTTGGTGATCCGGAGGCGGATTCGCCTAAGGAGGACGCTCCAGAGATTGCGCTTCCTGCCGCGGAGTAA
- a CDS encoding pirin family protein, protein MNNNLQPVEIITAREVPLGGPRAMPVRRTLPQKKRSLIGAWCFADHYGPDDVSRTGGMDVAPHPHTGLQTVSWLFEGEIEHVDSGGNRGMVRPGEVNLMTAGAGICHSETSTSATSVLHGVQLWLALPDSVRQSAPRNFEHYAPERFDVPGGQLLVFLGELEGSASPVETFTPLLGAELIVHPGRTVTLNVNPDFEHGVLLDSGSVELEGVAIPQAAIGYTGVGASQLRLHNGGDVPARMVVLGGVPFGEEIVMWWNFVGRESGEIAEFREQWQDRTERFGWVRGYVGHGGVDKNAEGLSWLPAPALPHGRIKARKNPPSYARPDLPEPGSESESVELPR, encoded by the coding sequence ATGAACAACAATTTGCAGCCTGTAGAGATCATCACCGCGCGCGAAGTGCCACTGGGCGGTCCGCGTGCCATGCCAGTGCGGCGCACGTTGCCGCAGAAGAAGCGTTCTTTGATTGGTGCGTGGTGTTTTGCGGATCATTATGGTCCTGATGATGTGTCGCGTACTGGTGGCATGGATGTGGCTCCGCATCCGCATACGGGGTTGCAGACGGTGAGCTGGTTGTTTGAGGGGGAGATTGAGCATGTGGATTCGGGTGGAAATCGTGGGATGGTTCGCCCTGGGGAGGTGAATTTGATGACGGCGGGTGCTGGCATTTGCCACTCGGAGACGTCGACAAGCGCGACGTCGGTGTTGCATGGCGTGCAATTATGGTTGGCGTTGCCGGATTCGGTGCGCCAGAGTGCTCCTCGTAATTTTGAGCACTATGCGCCCGAGCGTTTCGACGTCCCCGGTGGTCAGCTTTTGGTGTTCCTCGGTGAGCTTGAGGGCAGTGCTAGTCCGGTGGAGACGTTTACTCCACTGTTGGGCGCGGAGCTGATTGTGCATCCTGGGCGCACGGTGACGTTGAATGTGAACCCTGATTTTGAGCATGGGGTGTTGCTCGATAGTGGCAGTGTTGAGCTGGAGGGGGTTGCGATTCCGCAGGCTGCGATTGGTTATACGGGTGTGGGGGCGTCGCAGTTGCGTTTGCACAATGGTGGTGATGTTCCGGCGCGCATGGTTGTTCTTGGCGGTGTTCCGTTCGGGGAGGAGATTGTGATGTGGTGGAATTTTGTGGGTCGTGAGTCGGGGGAGATCGCGGAGTTTCGTGAGCAGTGGCAGGATCGCACTGAGCGTTTTGGTTGGGTGCGTGGCTATGTTGGTCATGGGGGTGTGGATAAGAATGCGGAGGGTTTGTCGTGGTTACCGGCGCCTGCGTTGCCGCACGGGAGGATTAAGGCTCGGAAGAATCCGCCGTCGTATGCGCGTCCGGATTTACCGGAGCCTGGTAGTGAGTCGGAAAGTGTTGAGTTACCTCGTTAG
- a CDS encoding GNAT family N-acetyltransferase encodes MMEDKIGAPLLVVRDVLEPAFVAVLSQERLIPGRALFIDRGDERIFFHTEVADEYGGRGIASVLVQEALAVTAAESKTVVPLCPLVKSYLDKHGEDFVASGGAYRRPSTSDIQFVQGVLG; translated from the coding sequence ATGATGGAAGATAAGATTGGTGCGCCGTTGTTAGTGGTGCGTGATGTGTTGGAGCCTGCTTTTGTGGCGGTGTTGTCGCAGGAGAGGCTGATTCCTGGTCGTGCGTTGTTTATCGATCGTGGCGATGAGCGAATTTTCTTTCACACGGAGGTTGCTGATGAGTATGGTGGCCGTGGGATTGCGTCGGTGTTGGTGCAGGAGGCATTGGCGGTGACGGCTGCGGAGTCGAAGACGGTCGTGCCGTTGTGTCCGCTGGTCAAGAGTTATTTGGATAAGCATGGTGAGGATTTTGTGGCCTCCGGCGGCGCTTATCGACGCCCCTCTACATCCGATATCCAGTTTGTTCAGGGGGTGCTTGGTTAG
- a CDS encoding carboxymuconolactone decarboxylase family protein, which yields MSSAHRPYLDKTHPAAYKALIGVAQEAKKACADAGVGRDLVELVNVRVSQLNGCPMCLSIHVPAARKEGVDEVKLDILPAWRDSKEFSPLERAALGLAEALTSRSAVTGVIDGSGCESAQDAAGEVFNTEQIAALEWAVIVMNSFNRLSIASGHPVLRRS from the coding sequence GTGTCGTCGGCGCATCGTCCGTATCTGGATAAGACGCATCCTGCAGCGTATAAGGCTTTGATTGGGGTGGCTCAGGAAGCAAAGAAGGCCTGTGCTGATGCAGGCGTGGGGCGCGATCTTGTTGAGCTGGTGAATGTGCGGGTCTCACAGCTCAATGGGTGTCCGATGTGTTTGAGTATCCATGTTCCGGCTGCTCGTAAGGAGGGCGTGGATGAGGTCAAGCTGGATATTTTGCCGGCGTGGCGTGACAGTAAGGAGTTTTCTCCTTTGGAGCGGGCAGCGTTGGGGTTGGCGGAGGCGCTGACGTCACGGTCTGCTGTCACTGGTGTGATTGATGGCTCGGGGTGCGAATCGGCTCAAGACGCAGCAGGTGAGGTCTTTAACACCGAACAGATTGCGGCACTCGAATGGGCTGTGATCGTAATGAATTCCTTTAATAGGTTGTCGATCGCCAGCGGCCATCCGGTGCTGCGTCGTTCCTAG